The Micromonospora krabiensis genome window below encodes:
- the dapD gene encoding 2,3,4,5-tetrahydropyridine-2,6-dicarboxylate N-succinyltransferase: MTSAQSAWGIGLATVTADDQVLDTWYPTGKLGLGELPLVPGEEKSDVLDLPPGAIGERGLPGLRAVQVVTVIGSLDDPIKDAADAYLRLHLLSHRLVRPNEINLDGIFGKLANVAWTSAGPCPPERVDELRVIERTAGRHLAVYGVDKFPRMTDYVVPSGVRIADADRVRLGAHLASGTTVMHEGFVNFNAGTMGTSMVEGRIVQGVLVGDGSDVGGGASIMGTLSGGGTEKISIGERSLIGANAGVGISLGDDCVVEAGCYITAASKISLPDGRVVKARELSGVDGLLFWRNSVTGALEAKPRTGRGIELNAALHAND; this comes from the coding sequence GTGACGTCCGCACAATCCGCCTGGGGCATCGGCCTGGCCACCGTCACCGCCGACGACCAGGTGCTCGACACCTGGTATCCGACCGGGAAGCTGGGGCTCGGCGAACTGCCCCTGGTGCCCGGCGAGGAGAAGTCGGACGTGCTCGACCTGCCGCCGGGCGCGATCGGCGAGCGTGGCCTGCCGGGCCTGCGGGCCGTCCAGGTGGTCACCGTGATCGGCTCGCTGGACGACCCGATCAAGGACGCGGCCGACGCGTACCTGCGGTTGCACCTGCTCTCCCACCGGCTGGTCCGGCCCAACGAGATCAACCTCGACGGCATCTTCGGCAAGCTCGCGAACGTGGCCTGGACGTCGGCCGGGCCCTGCCCGCCGGAGCGGGTGGACGAACTGCGTGTGATCGAGCGCACGGCGGGTCGGCACCTGGCGGTCTACGGGGTGGACAAGTTCCCCCGGATGACCGACTACGTGGTCCCCTCCGGGGTGCGGATCGCCGACGCGGACCGGGTGCGGCTCGGCGCCCACCTGGCCTCCGGCACCACGGTCATGCACGAGGGCTTCGTCAACTTCAACGCCGGCACGATGGGCACCTCGATGGTCGAGGGCCGGATCGTCCAGGGCGTGCTGGTGGGCGACGGCTCGGACGTCGGCGGCGGTGCCTCGATCATGGGGACCCTCTCCGGCGGCGGCACCGAGAAGATCAGCATCGGCGAGCGGAGCCTGATCGGCGCGAACGCGGGCGTCGGCATCTCCCTCGGCGACGACTGCGTGGTCGAGGCGGGCTGCTACATCACCGCCGCGTCGAAGATCTCCCTTCCGGACGGGCGGGTGGTCAAGGCCCGCGAGCTCTCCGGCGTCGACGGCCTGCTCTTCTGGCGCAACTCGGTGACGGGCGCGCTGGAGGCGAAGCCGCGGACCGGTCGCGGCATCGAGCTGAACGCCGCGCTGCACGCCAACGACTGA
- the dapE gene encoding succinyl-diaminopimelate desuccinylase: MENPLTPEVLADPVALTRALVDIESVSLNEKAIADCVEEVLRRVPHLTTSRHGNTVMARTDLGRAQRVVLAGHLDTVPLNNNFPSTMRGDLMYGCGTSDMKSGVAYALHLAVTLPDPRYDLTYFFYEAEEIESKYNGLHLVGEAHPEWLAADFAVLLEPTYGVVEAGCQGTMRAIVTTHGERAHAARSWHGVNAIHGAGEVLRRLTTYEARRVTIDGCDYREGLNAVRINGGVAGNVIPDRCEIEINYRYAPDRDPAAAEAHLREVFAGFDLAVTDAAAGALPGLEAPPAREFLAAVGAAPVGKLGWTDVARFAALGIPALNFGPGDPNLAHHKDEHVEISKIRDGAATLHRWLASA; this comes from the coding sequence ATGGAGAACCCGCTGACCCCCGAGGTCCTCGCCGATCCGGTGGCGCTCACCCGCGCCCTCGTCGACATAGAGTCCGTGTCCCTCAACGAGAAGGCGATCGCCGACTGCGTGGAGGAGGTGCTGCGGCGCGTGCCGCACCTGACGACGTCCCGGCACGGCAACACGGTGATGGCGCGCACCGACCTGGGACGGGCGCAGCGGGTGGTGCTGGCGGGGCACCTGGACACGGTGCCCCTGAACAACAACTTCCCGTCGACGATGCGCGGCGACCTGATGTACGGCTGCGGCACGTCCGACATGAAGTCCGGCGTCGCGTACGCCCTGCACCTGGCGGTGACCCTGCCCGACCCCCGCTACGACCTGACGTACTTCTTCTACGAGGCCGAGGAGATCGAGTCGAAGTACAACGGGCTGCACCTGGTCGGCGAGGCGCACCCGGAGTGGCTCGCGGCCGACTTCGCGGTGCTGCTGGAGCCGACGTACGGGGTCGTCGAGGCCGGTTGCCAGGGCACCATGCGGGCGATCGTCACCACGCACGGCGAGCGGGCGCACGCGGCCCGGTCCTGGCACGGCGTGAACGCCATCCACGGTGCCGGTGAGGTGCTGCGCCGCCTCACCACGTACGAGGCGCGACGGGTGACCATCGACGGCTGCGACTACCGCGAGGGGCTCAACGCGGTACGCATCAACGGCGGGGTGGCCGGCAACGTCATTCCCGACCGCTGCGAGATCGAGATCAACTACCGGTACGCCCCGGACCGTGACCCGGCGGCCGCCGAGGCGCACCTGCGGGAGGTCTTCGCCGGCTTCGACCTGGCGGTGACCGATGCGGCGGCCGGCGCCCTGCCTGGGCTGGAGGCGCCCCCGGCGAGGGAGTTCCTGGCGGCGGTCGGTGCGGCACCGGTCGGCAAGCTGGGCTGGACCGACGTGGCCCGGTTCGCGGCGCTGGGCATTCCGGCGTTGAACTTCGGCCCCGGGGATCCGAACCTGGCCCACCACAAGGACGAGCACGTCGAGATCAGCAAGATCCGGGACGGCGCGGCGACCCTGCACCGCTGGCTGGCCTCCGCCTGA
- a CDS encoding LOG family protein — protein MSQSNGRDAGRAPGRERHRGAVTLRRQAIPTSTADQRLLDSRGRGDWKTRDAWRALRILSEFVEGFDTLADLPPAVSVFGSARSGPDSAECVLAEELGAALARAGYAVITGGGPGVMEAANRGASEAGGLSVGLGIELPFEQGINDWVDLAIDFRYFFARKTMFVKYAQAFVVLPGGFGTMDELFEALTLVQTGKVTRFPVVLMGVDYWRGLLDWLRDTMAAGGKIGPVDLDLICLTDDVNAAVRHIVEAEAALSAEQEAVREEAVARTGADQQAAAAEHAAADRREAEER, from the coding sequence ATGAGCCAGAGCAACGGGCGGGACGCGGGCCGGGCGCCCGGGCGGGAACGGCACCGGGGCGCGGTGACCCTGCGTCGCCAGGCGATCCCGACGAGCACCGCCGACCAGCGGCTGCTCGACTCGCGCGGGCGGGGCGACTGGAAGACCCGGGACGCCTGGCGGGCGCTGCGCATCCTCTCCGAGTTCGTCGAGGGTTTCGACACCCTCGCCGACCTGCCGCCGGCGGTCAGCGTCTTCGGTTCGGCCCGCAGCGGGCCGGACAGCGCCGAGTGCGTGCTGGCCGAGGAGCTCGGCGCCGCCCTCGCCCGGGCCGGCTACGCCGTCATCACCGGCGGCGGCCCGGGCGTGATGGAGGCGGCCAACCGGGGCGCCAGCGAAGCGGGCGGCCTCTCCGTCGGTCTGGGCATCGAGCTCCCCTTCGAGCAGGGCATCAACGACTGGGTCGACCTGGCCATCGACTTCCGTTACTTCTTCGCCCGCAAGACCATGTTCGTCAAGTACGCCCAGGCCTTCGTGGTGCTCCCCGGTGGGTTCGGCACCATGGACGAACTGTTCGAGGCGCTCACCCTGGTGCAGACCGGCAAGGTCACCCGGTTCCCGGTGGTGCTGATGGGCGTGGACTACTGGCGCGGGCTGCTCGACTGGCTCCGCGACACCATGGCCGCCGGCGGCAAGATCGGGCCGGTCGACCTGGACCTGATCTGCCTCACCGACGACGTCAACGCGGCCGTCCGGCACATCGTCGAGGCCGAGGCCGCGCTCTCCGCCGAGCAGGAGGCGGTGCGGGAGGAGGCGGTCGCGCGGACCGGCGCCGACCAGCAGGCGGCCGCGGCCGAGCACGCCGCCGCCGACCGGCGCGAGGCGGAGGAGCGCTGA
- a CDS encoding LOG family protein, giving the protein MAAICVFCASSRTLDDRWLRLAADTGAEIARRGHTVVSGGGCVGMMGALVDGARAAGGRTVGVIPQALVDLEVADLKSDELLITDSMASRKTLMIDKSDAFLTLPGGLGTLDELFEVWTTATLALHGKPMVLVDADGFYRPLLDWLATLTDQHFLKPAGLGLLTVVDSVPAALAALESHLS; this is encoded by the coding sequence ATGGCCGCGATCTGCGTGTTCTGCGCCTCCTCCCGTACGCTCGACGACCGCTGGCTGCGGCTCGCGGCCGACACCGGCGCCGAGATCGCCCGACGCGGGCACACCGTGGTCAGCGGCGGCGGCTGCGTCGGCATGATGGGCGCGCTGGTGGACGGCGCCCGGGCGGCGGGCGGCCGGACGGTGGGCGTGATCCCCCAGGCGCTGGTCGACCTGGAGGTCGCCGACCTGAAGTCGGACGAGTTGCTGATCACCGACTCGATGGCGAGCCGCAAGACCCTGATGATCGACAAGTCGGACGCGTTCCTCACCCTGCCCGGCGGCCTGGGCACGCTGGACGAGTTGTTCGAGGTCTGGACGACGGCGACCCTCGCCCTGCACGGCAAGCCGATGGTCCTGGTCGACGCGGACGGCTTCTACCGGCCGTTGCTGGACTGGCTGGCCACGCTGACCGACCAGCACTTCCTCAAGCCGGCGGGTCTCGGCCTGCTCACCGTCGTCGACTCCGTCCCCGCTGCCCTGGCCGCCCTGGAGTCCCACCTGTCCTGA
- a CDS encoding ATP-dependent helicase → MQAYRLVRRPLRPTDGLGRSFGTADGVGQPAAAEGAGQPAAGGGARGGARSWRDDAVQAEVVGHTDGPMLVVGGPGTGKTGTLVEAVAARVAEGVDPERVLVLTFSRRGATELRHRIEARVARDGHRVLREPLVRTFPAYAFGLLRRAAAERGEPSPRLLTGPEQDLIIRELLDVVGEEPEDDPVGWPEDLRPALRTRAFAAQLRDLLMRAAERGVGPVELARLGEKLGRADWPAAARFIREYVAVLALRDVSNRGSIAYDPAELVRAATGMLRDDEELLAAERRRLAYVYVDELADTDPAQLDLLAVVAGGGKPLVAFADPDSSTYAFRGADPAGVTSFPHRFRTASGAPAAQVLLSTSYRAGPELLTATAGVARRLRGPARHRRLRPLPDAPPGAVEVHTFRSGTSEAAWLAHTLRSAHLLDGVPWSEMAVLVRSTALQLPSLQRALHAAGVPTVVHGEDLPLHLQPAVAPLLLLLRCALSPEQLDEEAAVALLHSPLGGADPLAERRLRQGLRALALAGGDRRPSGELIVEALRDPAELAAIDRRWAEPAQAVAGLLATAREAAARPGATAEDVLWAVWQASGLAERWAGAIVQGRPVAGEGDLARRRRAEAADRDLDAVMVLFDAAARFTDRLPGARTEVFLDHVLAQDLPADTLAPTADRGDAVRLLTAHAAKGLEWDLVAVAGVQEGVWPDLRLRGSLLGSERLVDVLAGRAVDAGGVATVVGQTSALLDEERRLFHVAVTRARRRLLVSAVASAAVGGDDHEEQPSRFLHELRPTAPPGDAPPGPDDGPEPTPPGPRSAPDGGAAVPDADGAAPRDGAASPGTVAPRHRTAPPDPAAHPGTAAPRDAAATGDEDGDEPTRPGVLPITRPPRALTLPALVAELRTAVVDPAAPYARRRAAAAELARLAAAGVSGAHPDDWWGLRGLSDDRPLVDEGEPVRVTPSAMESALRCSLRWLLERHGGSAPATAAQGVGNLVHAAAMLAEDASADRGTLLDYVAARFDAIELAARWMAGPERSRAEAMVDKLLRWLAVNPRRLLAIEHEFAVRLDDPTRPVELAGRVDRLEVDADGRLVVVDLKTGKSTSVTGSDLAEHPQLGAYQAAVEAGAFADFGDESGGAALVQLGTTARDAKEQSQPPPGEGPEAGWATALVRRTADTMAAATFAAVANAKCRVCPVRTSCPVSGQGRQVVEPPAVRRDEPGDTP, encoded by the coding sequence ATGCAGGCGTACCGATTGGTGCGTCGGCCCCTGCGGCCGACCGACGGGCTCGGCCGGTCCTTCGGGACGGCCGACGGTGTCGGGCAGCCTGCGGCGGCCGAGGGTGCGGGGCAGCCGGCGGCCGGTGGCGGTGCGCGTGGTGGGGCGCGGTCGTGGCGGGACGACGCCGTGCAGGCCGAGGTGGTCGGGCACACCGACGGACCGATGCTGGTCGTCGGCGGTCCGGGCACCGGCAAGACCGGCACGCTCGTCGAGGCGGTCGCCGCCCGGGTGGCCGAGGGGGTCGACCCGGAACGCGTCCTGGTGCTGACCTTCAGCCGCCGGGGCGCCACCGAGCTGCGGCACCGCATCGAGGCGCGCGTCGCCCGCGACGGTCACCGCGTCCTGCGGGAGCCGCTGGTCCGCACCTTCCCGGCGTACGCCTTCGGGCTGCTCCGCCGCGCGGCAGCCGAGCGGGGGGAGCCTTCGCCCCGGCTGCTCACCGGTCCCGAACAGGATCTGATCATCCGTGAGCTGCTCGACGTGGTCGGCGAGGAGCCGGAGGACGACCCGGTCGGCTGGCCCGAGGACCTGCGCCCGGCGCTGCGCACCCGCGCCTTCGCCGCCCAGCTGCGGGACCTGCTGATGCGCGCCGCCGAGCGCGGGGTGGGCCCGGTCGAGCTGGCCCGCCTCGGAGAAAAGCTGGGTCGTGCCGACTGGCCGGCCGCCGCGCGCTTCATCCGGGAGTACGTGGCGGTGCTCGCCCTGCGGGACGTGAGCAACCGCGGTTCGATCGCGTACGACCCGGCCGAGCTGGTGCGGGCCGCCACCGGCATGCTGCGCGACGACGAGGAGCTGTTGGCCGCCGAGCGGCGCCGGTTGGCGTACGTCTACGTCGACGAACTCGCCGACACCGATCCCGCCCAGCTCGACCTGCTCGCCGTGGTGGCGGGTGGGGGCAAGCCGCTGGTGGCCTTCGCCGACCCCGACTCGTCCACGTACGCGTTCCGCGGCGCCGACCCGGCCGGGGTCACCAGCTTCCCGCACCGGTTCCGGACGGCCTCCGGGGCGCCCGCGGCACAGGTGTTGCTCTCCACCTCCTACCGGGCCGGCCCGGAGCTGCTGACCGCGACGGCCGGCGTGGCGCGGCGGCTGCGGGGCCCGGCGCGGCACCGCCGGCTGCGTCCGCTGCCCGACGCGCCACCCGGCGCGGTCGAGGTCCACACCTTCCGGTCGGGCACCAGCGAGGCCGCCTGGCTGGCACACACGCTGCGGTCGGCGCACCTGCTCGACGGGGTGCCCTGGTCCGAGATGGCGGTGCTGGTCCGGTCGACCGCGCTGCAACTGCCCAGCCTCCAGCGGGCCCTGCACGCGGCGGGCGTGCCGACCGTCGTGCACGGCGAGGACCTGCCGCTGCACCTGCAACCGGCGGTCGCCCCGCTCCTGCTCCTGCTGCGCTGCGCCCTGTCGCCGGAACAGTTGGACGAGGAGGCGGCCGTCGCGTTGCTCCACTCGCCGCTGGGCGGCGCCGACCCCCTCGCCGAGCGGCGGCTGCGGCAGGGCCTGCGCGCCCTCGCGCTCGCCGGTGGCGACCGGCGCCCCTCCGGCGAGCTGATCGTCGAGGCGTTGCGCGACCCGGCCGAGCTGGCCGCGATCGACCGGCGGTGGGCCGAGCCGGCGCAGGCGGTGGCCGGGCTGCTCGCCACGGCGCGGGAGGCGGCGGCCCGTCCCGGCGCCACGGCGGAGGACGTGCTCTGGGCGGTGTGGCAGGCCAGCGGCCTGGCCGAGCGGTGGGCCGGTGCGATCGTCCAGGGTCGGCCGGTGGCCGGCGAGGGCGACCTCGCGCGGCGGCGCCGGGCCGAGGCCGCCGACCGGGACCTCGACGCGGTGATGGTGCTCTTCGACGCGGCCGCGCGGTTCACCGACCGGCTGCCCGGCGCGCGCACCGAGGTCTTCCTCGACCACGTCCTCGCGCAGGACCTGCCGGCCGACACACTCGCACCCACCGCCGACCGTGGCGACGCGGTCCGGCTGCTCACCGCCCACGCCGCGAAGGGCCTGGAGTGGGACCTGGTCGCCGTGGCCGGGGTCCAGGAGGGTGTCTGGCCGGACCTGCGGCTGCGCGGCAGCCTGCTCGGCTCCGAACGGCTGGTCGACGTGCTGGCCGGGCGGGCCGTCGACGCCGGTGGGGTGGCCACGGTGGTCGGCCAGACGTCGGCGCTGCTCGACGAGGAACGACGGCTGTTCCACGTCGCGGTGACCCGGGCGCGCCGCCGGCTCCTGGTCAGCGCGGTCGCCTCAGCCGCCGTGGGCGGCGACGACCACGAGGAACAGCCCAGCCGATTCCTGCACGAACTCCGGCCCACCGCGCCGCCGGGCGACGCCCCGCCCGGCCCGGACGACGGTCCCGAGCCGACTCCGCCCGGCCCACGATCCGCCCCGGACGGCGGTGCTGCCGTGCCGGACGCCGACGGCGCCGCGCCACGGGACGGCGCCGCGTCACCGGGCACCGTCGCGCCGCGGCACCGCACGGCACCGCCCGACCCGGCAGCGCACCCGGGCACCGCCGCGCCACGAGATGCTGCCGCCACCGGCGACGAGGACGGCGACGAGCCGACCCGTCCCGGCGTGCTGCCGATCACCCGACCGCCCCGGGCGCTGACGCTGCCGGCGCTGGTGGCGGAGCTGCGTACGGCGGTCGTGGACCCGGCCGCCCCGTACGCCCGGCGGCGCGCCGCGGCGGCCGAGTTGGCGCGGCTGGCGGCCGCCGGCGTTTCCGGCGCGCACCCGGACGACTGGTGGGGGCTGCGCGGGCTCTCCGACGACCGACCCCTGGTGGACGAGGGCGAGCCGGTCCGGGTCACCCCGTCGGCGATGGAGAGCGCGCTGCGGTGCAGCCTGCGGTGGCTGCTGGAGCGGCACGGCGGCAGCGCACCGGCGACCGCCGCGCAGGGCGTGGGCAACCTCGTGCACGCCGCCGCGATGCTCGCCGAGGACGCCAGCGCCGACCGGGGCACCCTGCTCGACTACGTGGCCGCCCGGTTCGACGCGATCGAGCTGGCCGCCCGCTGGATGGCCGGGCCGGAGCGGTCCCGGGCCGAGGCGATGGTCGACAAGCTGCTGCGCTGGCTGGCCGTCAACCCCCGCCGGCTGCTCGCGATCGAGCACGAGTTCGCGGTCCGGCTCGACGACCCGACCCGTCCGGTCGAGCTGGCCGGTCGGGTGGACCGGCTGGAGGTCGACGCCGACGGCCGGCTGGTGGTGGTCGACCTGAAGACCGGCAAGTCGACCTCGGTCACCGGCAGTGACCTCGCGGAGCACCCGCAGCTCGGCGCCTACCAGGCGGCGGTGGAGGCGGGGGCGTTCGCCGACTTCGGTGACGAGTCCGGGGGCGCCGCCCTGGTGCAGCTCGGCACGACCGCCAGGGACGCGAAGGAGCAGAGCCAACCGCCGCCCGGCGAGGGGCCGGAGGCGGGCTGGGCGACCGCTCTGGTGCGGCGCACCGCCGATACGATGGCCGCCGCCACCTTCGCCGCGGTCGCCAACGCGAAGTGCCGGGTCTGCCCGGTGCGGACCAGCTGCCCGGTCTCCGGTCAGGGCCGCCAGGTGGTCGAACCACCGGCCGTCCGCCGGGACGAGCCGGGGGACACGCCGTGA
- a CDS encoding ATP-dependent helicase → MTQPALFGAASPAPRVADAGPRYTPVELARLLRLPAPTREQAAIIAAPVEPLLVVAGAGSGKTETMAARVVWLVANSYVRPEQVLGLTFTRKAAGELAHRVRTRLDQLIRRLGRRDRNPLDDPLAGEPTVATYHSYAGRIVTEHGLRAGYEPSTRLLTEASRWQLVDLLVRNYDGDMSDVDRMPSTITDAVLALAGELDEHLVDPDDLAAWTGRFFAEVQTHPGRVYADVRRALTLQQARLRLLPLVRAYARRKEDFEAMDFADQLARAARVARDHPAVGVVERDRFRVVLLDEYQDTSHAQVVLLNALFGGGHPVTAVGDPCQSIYGWRGASAGTLDRFPAEFPRPDGTPAPVLGLTTSWRNRPEILGVANALATPLRAAGARVAELRPAHTVRDPIPHRSPRGAAAGTVHCALLETYADEAAWIADSVLAAWRGAARMPGALPEHIPVTRRPTTAVLVRVRSQIPAIESALRDRGLPVEVVGLGGLLDTPEVRDVVCTLRVLADPTDGAALLRLLTGARWRIGPRDLVALHRRARAIAAGRRQLAGDGGPEIVPDQLDEATLVEALADLGPAQAYSAEGYTRLRAYGRELALLRYRLDQPLPELIADVERTTGLDVEVAVRAGRDGAGDAGLARGHLDALADVAARFSGETPGATLSAFLAFLAAAEDEERGLTPGEVEVVEGAVQVLTAHAAKGLEWDVVAVAGLSRGVWPGPVRGSDHWLGGLGVLPFPLRGDADGLPRLDLAEVSDQRGVARALADFGDAWRAHDEREERRLAYVAVTRPRRLLLCSGYWWGEGTKRPRGPSVFLREVYDACADGGPGHLVDVWTPEPAPDAVNPTTEVVLRAEWPADPLGARRPALTEAAALVRRFLTEGPDAARAAIARADPTSDDTDTEPADALPDPLADDPEVARWRRETDLLLAERAELTRSAGAVEVGLPGHLTVTQLVTLRRDPAALARSLRRPMPTEPNPYARRGTAFHTWLEQRFGADRLLDLDELPGAADADAAPDEALAELQERFLASEWAERVPVEVEVPFATVIAGVVVRGRMDAVFARPGGRFDVVDWKTGAQPTGAAAEVAAVQLAVYRLAWAELSGVPVDRVGAAFHYVRDGVTVRPTDLLDVAGLTALITTVPETARTDVRSW, encoded by the coding sequence GTGACCCAACCCGCCCTGTTCGGGGCCGCGAGCCCGGCACCCCGGGTGGCCGACGCCGGCCCCCGGTACACGCCGGTCGAGCTGGCCAGGCTGCTGCGGCTTCCCGCACCCACCCGGGAGCAGGCCGCGATCATCGCCGCGCCGGTGGAGCCGCTGCTGGTGGTCGCGGGCGCCGGATCGGGCAAGACCGAGACGATGGCCGCCCGGGTGGTGTGGCTGGTCGCCAACTCGTACGTCCGGCCCGAGCAGGTGCTCGGTCTGACCTTCACCCGCAAGGCGGCCGGCGAGCTGGCGCACCGCGTACGCACGAGGCTCGACCAGCTGATCCGCCGGCTCGGGCGGCGGGACCGGAATCCGCTGGACGATCCCCTCGCCGGCGAGCCGACGGTGGCGACCTACCACTCGTACGCCGGGCGCATCGTCACCGAGCACGGTCTGCGCGCCGGTTACGAACCCTCCACCCGGCTGCTCACCGAGGCGTCCCGCTGGCAGTTGGTCGACCTGCTGGTCCGCAACTACGACGGCGACATGTCCGACGTGGACCGGATGCCGAGCACGATCACCGACGCGGTGCTCGCCCTCGCCGGCGAGCTGGACGAGCACCTCGTCGACCCGGACGACCTGGCCGCCTGGACGGGACGCTTCTTCGCCGAGGTGCAGACCCACCCCGGCCGGGTGTACGCCGACGTGCGCCGGGCGCTCACGCTCCAGCAGGCCCGGCTGCGCCTGTTGCCGCTGGTCCGGGCGTACGCGCGGCGCAAGGAGGACTTCGAGGCGATGGACTTCGCCGACCAGCTGGCCCGGGCGGCCCGGGTCGCCCGGGACCACCCGGCGGTCGGCGTGGTCGAGCGGGACCGGTTCCGGGTGGTGCTGCTCGACGAGTACCAGGACACGAGCCACGCCCAGGTGGTGCTGCTCAACGCGCTCTTCGGCGGCGGGCACCCGGTGACCGCGGTGGGCGACCCGTGCCAGTCGATCTACGGCTGGCGTGGCGCGTCGGCCGGCACCCTCGACCGGTTCCCCGCCGAGTTTCCCCGGCCGGACGGCACGCCCGCGCCCGTGCTCGGCCTCACCACCAGTTGGCGCAACCGCCCCGAGATTCTCGGGGTGGCGAACGCCCTGGCCACCCCACTGCGCGCCGCTGGCGCCCGGGTGGCGGAGCTGCGACCGGCGCACACCGTCCGGGACCCGATCCCGCACCGCAGCCCGCGCGGCGCCGCCGCCGGCACCGTGCACTGCGCGCTCCTGGAGACGTACGCCGACGAGGCGGCCTGGATCGCCGACAGCGTGCTGGCCGCCTGGCGTGGCGCCGCCCGGATGCCCGGCGCGCTGCCCGAGCACATTCCGGTGACGCGACGCCCGACGACCGCGGTGCTGGTCCGCGTCCGCAGTCAGATCCCGGCGATCGAGTCGGCGCTGCGGGATCGGGGGCTGCCCGTCGAGGTGGTGGGGCTGGGCGGGCTGCTGGACACCCCGGAGGTACGCGACGTCGTCTGCACGTTGCGGGTGCTGGCCGACCCGACCGACGGCGCGGCGCTGCTGCGGCTGCTGACCGGCGCGCGGTGGCGGATCGGGCCGCGGGACCTGGTGGCCCTGCACCGGCGCGCCCGGGCCATCGCGGCCGGTCGGCGGCAGCTCGCCGGGGACGGCGGCCCGGAGATCGTCCCGGACCAGTTGGACGAGGCGACGCTGGTGGAGGCGCTGGCCGACCTCGGGCCGGCGCAGGCCTACTCGGCCGAGGGCTACACCCGGCTGCGCGCGTACGGCCGGGAGTTGGCCCTGCTCCGCTACCGCCTGGACCAGCCCCTGCCGGAGCTGATCGCGGACGTCGAGCGGACCACCGGCCTGGACGTGGAGGTGGCGGTCCGCGCCGGGCGGGACGGCGCCGGCGACGCGGGCCTGGCCCGCGGCCACCTGGACGCGCTCGCCGACGTCGCGGCCCGGTTCAGCGGGGAGACGCCGGGCGCGACCCTGTCGGCGTTCCTCGCCTTCCTCGCCGCAGCCGAGGACGAGGAGCGCGGCCTCACCCCGGGCGAGGTCGAGGTGGTCGAGGGGGCGGTGCAGGTGCTCACCGCGCACGCGGCCAAGGGCCTGGAGTGGGACGTGGTGGCGGTCGCGGGGCTCAGCCGCGGTGTCTGGCCCGGCCCGGTGCGCGGCTCGGACCACTGGCTGGGCGGGTTGGGTGTGCTGCCGTTCCCGCTGCGCGGCGACGCCGACGGGCTGCCCCGGCTGGATCTCGCCGAGGTGTCCGACCAGCGCGGCGTGGCCCGTGCGCTCGCCGACTTCGGCGACGCGTGGCGGGCGCACGACGAGCGCGAGGAGCGGCGGCTGGCGTACGTCGCGGTGACCCGGCCGCGCCGGCTGCTGCTCTGCTCCGGGTACTGGTGGGGGGAGGGGACCAAGCGCCCGCGCGGCCCGTCGGTGTTCCTCCGGGAGGTGTACGACGCGTGCGCCGACGGCGGGCCCGGCCACCTGGTCGACGTGTGGACCCCCGAACCGGCGCCGGACGCGGTGAACCCGACCACGGAGGTGGTGCTCCGGGCGGAGTGGCCGGCCGATCCGCTCGGCGCGCGCCGTCCCGCGTTGACCGAGGCGGCCGCGCTGGTCCGACGGTTTCTGACCGAGGGCCCGGACGCGGCCCGGGCCGCGATCGCGCGGGCCGACCCGACGTCGGACGACACCGACACCGAACCGGCGGACGCGCTGCCGGACCCGCTGGCGGACGACCCCGAGGTGGCGCGGTGGCGGCGGGAGACCGACCTGCTGCTGGCGGAGCGGGCCGAGCTGACCCGGTCCGCCGGGGCCGTCGAGGTGGGGTTGCCGGGGCACCTGACGGTCACCCAGCTGGTGACGCTGCGCCGCGACCCGGCCGCGCTGGCCCGCTCGCTGCGCCGTCCGATGCCGACCGAGCCGAACCCGTACGCCCGGCGGGGGACCGCCTTCCACACCTGGCTGGAGCAGCGGTTCGGGGCGGACCGGCTGCTCGACCTGGACGAGCTGCCCGGTGCCGCCGACGCGGACGCGGCGCCCGACGAGGCGCTCGCCGAGCTCCAGGAGCGCTTCCTGGCCAGCGAATGGGCCGAGCGGGTGCCGGTGGAGGTGGAGGTGCCGTTCGCCACGGTGATCGCCGGGGTGGTGGTCCGCGGCCGGATGGACGCCGTCTTCGCGCGGCCGGGTGGGCGCTTCGACGTGGTGGACTGGAAGACCGGCGCGCAGCCCACCGGGGCGGCCGCCGAGGTGGCCGCCGTGCAGTTGGCGGTCTACCGACTTGCCTGGGCGGAGCTGTCCGGGGTGCCGGTCGACCGGGTCGGTGCCGCCTTCCACTACGTCCGGGACGGGGTCACCGTCCGGCCGACCGACCTGCTCGACGTGGCGGGGCTCACCGCTCTCATCACCACTGTGCCGGAAACCGCGCGAACGGACGTCCGGTCGTGGTAG
- a CDS encoding cold-shock protein, with amino-acid sequence MAIGTVKWFNADKGFGFITPDGGGADVFAHFSAIQSSGYRSLDENQRVEFDVTQGQKGPQAENIRPL; translated from the coding sequence ATGGCAATTGGCACCGTCAAGTGGTTCAACGCTGACAAGGGCTTCGGCTTCATCACCCCGGACGGCGGCGGCGCCGACGTCTTCGCCCACTTCTCGGCGATCCAGTCCTCCGGCTACCGGAGCCTGGACGAGAACCAGCGCGTCGAGTTCGACGTGACCCAGGGCCAGAAGGGCCCGCAGGCGGAGAACATCCGCCCGCTCTGA